The Congregibacter litoralis KT71 genome contains a region encoding:
- a CDS encoding helix-turn-helix transcriptional regulator has protein sequence MKNLFLSAGSGPRERWLAAFPDLEQVNRVLEIADISDAEEGPHLVWVDLAALSEPWEAIAKLVEAGHKVVVLSATPGEAEAFSVLARGVRGYCHREAAPKQLQEVAEVIKNGGLWMPPALVQRLITVGQRVDTGKAPASPDYFADLTPREEEVALMVGRGFNNREIAEALSVSERTVKANLTAIFEKLGLRDRVQLALYVNRLPIH, from the coding sequence ATGAAAAACCTTTTCTTGAGTGCCGGGAGCGGTCCGCGGGAGCGCTGGCTGGCGGCCTTTCCTGATCTCGAGCAGGTGAACCGTGTTTTGGAAATCGCCGACATCAGCGATGCCGAAGAGGGGCCGCACCTCGTCTGGGTTGATCTGGCGGCACTCAGCGAGCCGTGGGAGGCAATCGCAAAGCTCGTGGAAGCGGGCCACAAGGTCGTTGTCCTCAGTGCTACGCCCGGCGAGGCAGAGGCATTCAGCGTGCTTGCCCGGGGCGTCAGAGGCTATTGCCACCGCGAAGCAGCACCGAAGCAGCTTCAGGAGGTTGCGGAGGTCATAAAAAACGGTGGGCTTTGGATGCCGCCGGCCTTGGTGCAGCGGCTTATCACCGTGGGCCAGCGGGTCGACACGGGTAAGGCCCCCGCCTCGCCGGATTATTTTGCGGACCTCACCCCCCGGGAAGAGGAGGTGGCGCTTATGGTCGGCCGAGGTTTTAACAATCGCGAGATCGCCGAGGCGCTCAGCGTCAGTGAACGCACGGTAAAAGCCAATCTCACCGCGATTTTTGAAAAGCTCGGTCTCCGCGATCGTGTGCAGCTGGCGCTTTACGTCAACCGTCTGCCGATTCACTAG
- a CDS encoding HlyD family type I secretion periplasmic adaptor subunit, translating into MSSTSDSKNLSESTAPGQPVIKSPARPSSSQQLGWSALADRAAIEDEPLRARGLLYGIALVAVLLLIWSAFAEIDTVTRGQGKVIPSQQVQVIGSQDGGVIREILISEGDAVQAGDLLLRLDQTRSQATLGENRVELRGLSIKASRLRAMAEGAAFTPTELMLRELPDVVEQEDQLYQSSLRSRDVEKEIALEQLNQRSEELTELQARESQLSTEERLAQQELDVTRPMVASGAVSEVEILRLEREVNRARGELAQTRAQINRVTSAIAEAQGRVNAVELEFANEAREQLTETMTRINALSEAAEGLSDRVKQTNVTAPVSGTVNQLYYNTVGGVVLPGRDIVELVPADDTLLLEVRVRPQDIAFLAPGQRANVKVTAYDFVVYGGLEGRVEQIAADTVLDEDGNAFYEVSVRTEQADFGPDSPIIPGMTVEVDVITGKKTVLAYLMKPVLRAHQRALSER; encoded by the coding sequence ATGAGCAGTACCTCCGACAGCAAAAATCTATCCGAGAGCACGGCGCCCGGACAGCCCGTGATCAAATCTCCCGCGCGCCCGTCTTCGTCGCAACAATTGGGCTGGAGTGCTCTTGCGGATCGCGCGGCCATCGAAGACGAACCGCTGCGTGCCCGCGGGCTGCTTTATGGCATTGCCCTGGTCGCTGTGCTGCTGCTTATCTGGTCTGCCTTTGCCGAGATCGATACGGTCACGCGGGGGCAGGGCAAGGTGATTCCCTCCCAGCAGGTGCAGGTGATCGGTTCTCAGGACGGTGGGGTGATCCGCGAGATTCTGATCAGCGAGGGGGACGCGGTGCAGGCCGGGGATTTGCTCCTGCGCCTCGATCAGACGCGCTCCCAGGCGACTCTGGGAGAGAACCGCGTTGAGCTGCGTGGGCTCAGCATCAAAGCCTCCCGTTTGCGCGCCATGGCCGAGGGCGCCGCTTTTACCCCTACGGAGCTGATGCTGCGTGAGCTGCCCGACGTGGTAGAGCAGGAGGATCAGCTTTATCAGTCCTCCCTGCGCAGCCGCGATGTAGAAAAAGAAATCGCTCTGGAGCAGCTGAATCAGCGCAGCGAGGAGCTAACGGAGTTGCAGGCGCGAGAATCCCAGTTGAGCACCGAGGAGCGCCTGGCACAGCAGGAGCTGGATGTGACGCGGCCCATGGTGGCCTCGGGGGCTGTCTCGGAGGTGGAGATTCTGCGTCTGGAGCGCGAGGTCAATCGGGCCCGTGGCGAGCTTGCCCAGACGCGTGCGCAGATCAATCGTGTGACTTCGGCCATTGCCGAGGCACAGGGGCGGGTAAACGCCGTGGAACTGGAGTTTGCCAACGAGGCGCGGGAGCAACTCACCGAGACCATGACCCGAATCAATGCCCTGAGCGAGGCGGCTGAGGGTCTGTCTGATCGCGTGAAGCAAACCAACGTCACTGCGCCCGTGAGTGGTACGGTCAATCAGCTCTATTACAACACCGTGGGTGGCGTGGTGCTCCCGGGTCGGGACATCGTGGAGTTGGTGCCCGCCGACGACACGTTGCTCCTGGAGGTGCGGGTGCGTCCCCAGGACATCGCATTTTTGGCGCCGGGGCAGCGGGCGAACGTCAAAGTTACCGCCTACGACTTTGTGGTCTACGGGGGATTGGAAGGACGTGTCGAGCAAATAGCAGCGGACACGGTGTTGGATGAAGACGGCAATGCCTTTTATGAGGTGTCCGTGCGCACGGAGCAGGCTGACTTTGGCCCCGACAGTCCCATCATTCCCGGCATGACCGTCGAAGTCGATGTCATCACCGGCAAAAAAACCGTGCTGGCGTATCTGATGAAGCCGGTGCTCCGCGCCCATCAGCGGGCATTGTCAGAGCGCTAA
- a CDS encoding type I secretion system permease/ATPase, protein MTTPQHDPLVDCLLYVARFHQLAATAESLTAALPVGHDGLTPDLLLRSADRAGLNARLAHIDLRKIPDAVAPAVVLLEDSACVYLGANANGAARVVYPHAIDTEVTETFEALSAKATGHVLLARPRFKIDNRVDDTAMQSDEGHWFWSAIRAHSPVYRDVLFAAFFINVFALALPLFTMNVYDRVVPNAAFETLWVLAAGMFVVLIGDVILRTLRNYFIDLASRRVDIDLSAKIMEQALGMRMEHRPASVGSFAVNLRSFETLRDFIASATINSVIDLPFALLFFVVIGWIAWPVLIPVLAGIVLLVGFALFMRPRLQRLTESAYQAGAMRNATLIESLTGLETLKAMGAESVMQRKWEDSTRFLAGVGVSSKLASSSVTQATTWCQQIITVSVIITGVYLISVGELTMGGLIACTMLAGRSVAPFGQLAGLITQYHNARIALASLDAMFDAPVDHRRDGAYLSRESFDGGIEFKDVAFSYPAAETVSLRGVSFTVKPGEHVAVLGRVGSGKTTLQKLAMGLYRPTEGEVLIDGIDLRQLDPREYRQAIGYVPQDVTLFHGNLRDNLSLAHRGLTDAALLKAVERAGLAEFVNRHPSGFDMAISERGDSVSGGQRRCIGLARALVHEPRILLLDEPTGSMDNSTEKVVIDNLKTFIEGRTMIVVTHRNALLELVDRIIVVDSGRIVADGPKDSVVAALQQGRIGKAQ, encoded by the coding sequence ATGACCACCCCCCAACACGACCCATTGGTGGATTGCCTGCTGTACGTGGCGAGATTCCATCAATTGGCGGCCACCGCGGAGTCCCTCACCGCGGCCCTGCCCGTGGGTCATGACGGGTTAACGCCGGATCTTCTGCTGCGCTCCGCCGATCGAGCAGGCTTGAACGCTCGCCTGGCTCACATTGACCTCCGTAAAATTCCCGATGCCGTCGCACCGGCAGTCGTATTGTTAGAAGACAGCGCCTGCGTCTATCTTGGCGCCAACGCAAATGGCGCCGCCCGCGTGGTTTATCCCCACGCTATCGACACGGAAGTCACCGAGACCTTTGAGGCGCTTTCCGCCAAGGCCACGGGTCATGTGCTCCTGGCCCGCCCTCGCTTTAAGATCGATAACCGTGTGGACGACACCGCGATGCAAAGCGATGAGGGCCACTGGTTCTGGAGCGCCATTCGCGCCCACAGCCCCGTTTACCGCGACGTGCTGTTTGCTGCCTTCTTTATCAATGTGTTTGCCCTGGCGCTGCCGCTGTTCACCATGAACGTCTACGACCGGGTGGTGCCCAACGCCGCCTTTGAGACCCTCTGGGTGCTTGCCGCAGGCATGTTCGTGGTGCTGATTGGCGACGTAATTCTCCGAACCTTGCGCAACTACTTTATCGATCTGGCGAGTCGGCGGGTGGATATAGACCTGTCGGCAAAGATCATGGAGCAGGCCCTGGGTATGCGCATGGAACATCGTCCCGCCTCCGTCGGCTCCTTTGCCGTGAATCTGCGCTCCTTTGAGACCCTCCGGGATTTTATCGCCTCGGCCACCATCAACAGCGTGATCGATCTGCCCTTTGCCCTGCTGTTTTTTGTGGTCATCGGCTGGATCGCCTGGCCGGTGCTGATCCCCGTATTGGCAGGCATCGTTTTATTGGTGGGCTTTGCGCTGTTTATGCGGCCGCGACTCCAGCGTCTCACCGAGAGCGCCTATCAGGCCGGTGCCATGCGTAACGCAACGCTCATTGAGTCCCTCACGGGCCTGGAGACGCTCAAAGCCATGGGCGCTGAGTCGGTCATGCAGCGCAAGTGGGAAGACAGCACACGATTCTTGGCAGGGGTCGGTGTGAGCTCAAAACTCGCCTCTTCATCGGTCACCCAGGCCACTACCTGGTGCCAGCAGATCATCACCGTGAGCGTGATCATCACCGGCGTCTATTTGATATCCGTGGGTGAGCTCACCATGGGAGGGCTCATTGCCTGCACCATGCTCGCCGGCCGCTCCGTGGCGCCCTTCGGGCAGCTCGCGGGGCTTATTACTCAGTACCATAATGCGCGGATTGCCCTAGCCTCTCTGGATGCAATGTTTGACGCGCCCGTGGATCATCGACGAGACGGAGCCTACCTGTCTCGCGAGAGCTTTGACGGCGGCATTGAGTTCAAGGATGTCGCCTTTAGTTATCCGGCAGCAGAGACCGTCTCTCTACGGGGTGTGTCTTTTACCGTCAAGCCCGGCGAGCACGTAGCGGTCCTCGGCCGTGTGGGTTCCGGCAAAACGACCCTGCAAAAACTCGCCATGGGTTTGTATCGGCCCACGGAAGGGGAGGTGCTCATCGACGGTATCGACCTGCGGCAGCTTGATCCTAGGGAGTACCGCCAGGCGATCGGCTATGTGCCTCAGGACGTGACCCTGTTTCATGGCAATTTGCGCGACAACCTGAGCCTAGCCCACCGCGGTCTCACTGATGCCGCGCTTTTAAAAGCCGTGGAGCGGGCGGGGCTTGCCGAATTCGTGAATCGCCATCCCAGCGGATTCGATATGGCCATCAGCGAGCGGGGAGATTCCGTGTCCGGCGGCCAGCGACGTTGCATAGGTCTTGCCCGGGCACTCGTGCACGAACCCAGGATTCTGCTCCTCGACGAGCCCACGGGCTCCATGGATAACTCCACAGAAAAGGTCGTGATCGATAATCTCAAAACCTTTATCGAGGGACGTACCATGATCGTGGTGACCCACCGCAACGCGCTGCTGGAGCTGGTGGATCGCATCATCGTGGTGGATTCGGGCCGCATTGTTGCCGACGGTCCCAAAGACAGTGTAGTGGCTGCCTTGCAGCAGGGCCGCATCGGTAAAGCCCAATGA
- a CDS encoding PEP-CTERM sorting domain-containing protein: MKRSIKYIATCVLLAALPAVSQAGVIVDLIENGEFERTNKDPGSSWTRATDVAGWSSTEGHIELFSQGFASSPARGTDGELTGLHAEITGDSQLGIISTTFVIPENVLPGSMGLLSFDLWNRAGEGITLNLLVEQPQLAQPPLPTIGGALPCIQEGGDGGPCLLPDITGSAGSPSTPIVDALNETFSDEKANSDWVRVTRSVAVNPGELFTLSFGAVGGGTAGAHIDQVAFLVEEAGQISGLGEQASVPAPATLALFALGLLGLLRRRAV, from the coding sequence ATGAAGCGTTCAATCAAATATATTGCCACCTGCGTCCTGCTTGCCGCACTACCGGCTGTCAGTCAAGCCGGCGTTATAGTGGACCTTATTGAGAATGGCGAGTTCGAACGCACCAATAAAGATCCGGGCAGCAGTTGGACCAGAGCAACAGACGTTGCTGGCTGGTCCAGCACTGAGGGACACATAGAACTCTTTTCGCAAGGGTTTGCTTCATCGCCGGCGCGGGGTACTGATGGAGAGCTCACCGGTCTGCACGCCGAAATCACCGGCGACTCTCAATTGGGAATTATCAGCACCACGTTTGTTATCCCGGAAAACGTTCTTCCGGGTTCAATGGGCCTGCTTTCTTTCGACCTATGGAACCGTGCTGGCGAGGGCATCACACTGAATCTACTTGTCGAGCAACCGCAACTGGCGCAGCCACCGCTTCCGACCATCGGAGGGGCACTCCCTTGTATACAGGAAGGTGGTGATGGCGGACCCTGCCTCCTGCCTGATATCACTGGCTCCGCCGGGTCACCCTCAACGCCGATCGTTGATGCCCTGAACGAAACTTTCAGTGACGAAAAGGCCAACAGCGACTGGGTTCGGGTAACAAGAAGCGTCGCCGTTAATCCCGGTGAGCTGTTCACGCTCAGCTTTGGCGCTGTGGGCGGCGGTACCGCCGGCGCGCACATTGATCAGGTAGCGTTTTTAGTGGAAGAGGCAGGTCAGATATCGGGTTTGGGGGAACAGGCATCAGTGCCAGCACCGGCAACCCTTGCCCTGTTCGCACTTGGCTTACTGGGACTGCTTCGCAGGCGGGCTGTCTGA
- a CDS encoding tetratricopeptide repeat protein, with the protein MAYSRAGEFEAADDAWRQSAALAPGNPLPMFAMGNSLMQRRQTDDALAAFAKALEAEPRHVESMLAQGRIYASMADYDTAIEHFEKVLTIVERHPAAYLNIALVEQQRGDSIAAQRAYQETLEINQAQPLAHNNLAWLLAAEPDNLNAALRHALTATELQPRFAPYWDTLAWIQHLGGDDDLALGSLEKALQLPGAASNVSLYEHLAAVQSALGNEAAAVEAKQKVKALQR; encoded by the coding sequence GTGGCGTACAGTCGCGCAGGCGAGTTTGAGGCGGCTGATGATGCCTGGCGTCAGTCTGCGGCGCTAGCGCCCGGCAACCCACTGCCGATGTTCGCAATGGGCAATAGCCTGATGCAGCGGCGTCAGACAGACGATGCCTTGGCGGCCTTCGCCAAAGCCCTCGAGGCTGAGCCGCGTCATGTGGAGTCTATGCTGGCCCAGGGTCGTATTTACGCGAGCATGGCCGACTATGATACGGCCATCGAGCACTTCGAAAAGGTCCTGACAATAGTCGAGCGTCATCCAGCGGCTTACCTCAACATCGCGCTCGTTGAGCAGCAGCGAGGCGATAGTATTGCCGCACAGCGGGCCTATCAGGAAACTCTCGAGATCAATCAAGCGCAGCCATTGGCACATAACAATCTGGCATGGCTACTGGCCGCTGAGCCTGACAATCTCAATGCAGCACTGCGACACGCACTAACAGCCACGGAGCTGCAACCCCGCTTCGCGCCCTATTGGGATACGCTGGCATGGATTCAGCATCTGGGCGGAGACGACGACCTGGCATTGGGGTCGCTTGAGAAAGCGTTACAGCTCCCGGGCGCCGCGTCCAATGTCAGCCTCTACGAACACCTGGCTGCGGTTCAAAGTGCTCTTGGCAATGAAGCCGCAGCCGTCGAAGCCAAGCAAAAGGTGAAAGCGCTGCAACGATAG
- a CDS encoding THxN family PEP-CTERM protein, producing the protein MIKNNHAIHRQLANAAAALLLGTGGVSASAAIVTEWDFSTSATFTSATFSGASAGNTVSASELSWGRSSSFCEGGSGGPTEPGGVFGGCGGFWGLGDTVDPDFQDPTSDAAFNRSALTIGTPGSFTGGGAATGTVNTVTDGNIEAGDFGLGINLTHWNNPISGFPTLTGGTIQDTLTLTPVAPMTGASVDAPDITFDFRFAETPNGGPCADGTATPCADLFGIVAVPTLNLAFDYLGQEYFASVLLTDGMGGAAPIGTLGDQECAAVSLGSGCQGFRTAESQATTVQFAFAISTTPVFVPAPAPIALFGLGVLGLGLLRRKSRSQAA; encoded by the coding sequence ATGATCAAGAATAACCACGCAATCCACAGGCAGCTTGCTAATGCCGCAGCGGCATTGTTGCTGGGTACAGGAGGTGTATCGGCATCTGCTGCCATTGTCACCGAGTGGGATTTTTCTACTTCTGCGACATTTACTTCCGCGACTTTTAGTGGTGCAAGTGCCGGTAACACGGTGAGCGCCAGCGAGTTGTCATGGGGGCGATCTTCGTCGTTTTGTGAGGGTGGCTCTGGTGGACCAACAGAGCCCGGTGGGGTGTTTGGCGGTTGTGGTGGCTTCTGGGGCTTGGGTGATACTGTCGATCCAGATTTCCAAGATCCGACGTCGGACGCAGCTTTCAACCGAAGCGCATTAACGATCGGCACCCCGGGGTCATTTACCGGAGGTGGTGCTGCAACCGGAACTGTGAATACGGTTACTGACGGGAACATTGAAGCCGGAGATTTTGGGCTAGGCATTAATTTGACCCATTGGAACAACCCCATTAGCGGCTTCCCGACGCTCACAGGAGGCACTATTCAGGACACGCTCACCCTGACTCCGGTAGCTCCAATGACCGGCGCTTCGGTAGACGCTCCGGATATCACGTTTGACTTTCGATTCGCAGAGACTCCTAACGGAGGGCCTTGCGCTGACGGCACAGCAACGCCGTGCGCGGATCTGTTTGGTATCGTGGCAGTGCCTACTTTGAATCTGGCGTTTGATTACCTTGGGCAGGAATATTTTGCCAGCGTACTGCTGACCGACGGGATGGGCGGGGCAGCGCCCATCGGCACCTTGGGCGATCAGGAGTGTGCCGCGGTTAGCTTGGGCTCAGGTTGTCAGGGTTTCCGAACCGCTGAGAGCCAGGCAACCACCGTGCAGTTCGCGTTCGCTATTTCGACGACACCTGTGTTCGTGCCTGCGCCGGCGCCCATCGCGTTGTTCGGGCTTGGCGTTCTTGGGTTGGGTCTGCTCAGGCGCAAAAGCCGCAGTCAGGCAGCCTGA
- the prsT gene encoding XrtA/PEP-CTERM system TPR-repeat protein PrsT, translating to MFDRSGYAIGIGLLMALLVACSGSENESEQKLLARASSALEAGKIDAAMVDLKTALQQNPGSAAARVLLGDAYMVQREAEMAAAEFLRAHEIGGQVDSQVRYAQALIAAGDTDTLLTLHESDDLTAADAPLYQAALARAYSLTGNYEAATEAVNRALAADAADPYIRSSEALVLLRQGGNVFGAADILAGITDDYPLNDEAWSLRADVARYQQDYASAAKWYGKVAEINPDRIAERLHLVGALIELGRSDEADSKLAELEELELENPGVNFARGRLLFDKGEYSLALEELNQVLGVLPEHTAALYLAATANLQQGNLATAERQLIKLVAEQPSNVPARLQLASVYLQRNDALATERVAREILQLEEKNIAAMRLLALALVAQGEYVESEQLYQQLATLKPDSVEDRTGLGATQLLLGDTASGIVELEKALAMDPKNAQLRERLIGAYLASDRIDLAREAVAGYQSESPDDTRPQIFAARFALQTGERDKAREIFESVLVKEPGNINANGGLAIMALNERNIDEARQHFYSILEFHPTNVQTLMNLATLEEQAGNTDAMLDALNRAMSADPQALPPRLALARYEIIQENPRKAEALLDTVREHHTNSFELHQLLAAAFMASRQTTQAVTSGRQMLRLRPNDPASLAYVARLEQNDGQLGAAREHAERVLALTSDNVEMRKLIVETLLAQNMPNRAAAELAKLPSTVRAAPGVAKVEGQLAMLQDRPADAEVLFQRAFEIEPDSQLAVFLNIAKWEQDKRKEAIDNLEAWLTEHPDDLAVRSKLAAWQLAVGNEKRAKAHYNFLIEIAPENPMVLNNLAWLNRETSPELALNYAKKAHALAPESVLIMDTYAMVQRSIGNKEEALALSDLALSTDKKLDPELQFNRALILIDADREEDAIEILAKLVAGAEFAQQSEARALLGSILSDGP from the coding sequence ATGTTTGATCGCTCTGGATATGCCATCGGAATCGGGCTTCTGATGGCGCTCCTGGTCGCTTGCTCGGGGTCAGAAAACGAATCAGAACAAAAGCTTCTGGCTCGCGCCAGCTCTGCCCTTGAAGCAGGGAAAATTGACGCCGCGATGGTGGATCTAAAAACCGCTTTACAGCAAAACCCAGGCAGCGCCGCAGCAAGGGTTCTGCTGGGTGATGCTTACATGGTGCAGCGCGAAGCCGAAATGGCCGCGGCAGAGTTTCTCAGAGCCCACGAGATTGGTGGGCAGGTAGATAGTCAGGTGCGTTACGCTCAGGCACTCATCGCCGCGGGGGATACCGACACATTATTGACCTTGCACGAAAGCGATGACCTCACAGCGGCAGACGCTCCGCTGTATCAAGCTGCGCTGGCCCGAGCGTATTCACTGACCGGTAACTACGAAGCGGCAACGGAAGCTGTGAACAGAGCCCTGGCAGCAGACGCGGCGGATCCCTATATCAGGTCCAGTGAGGCCCTGGTTCTGCTGCGACAAGGTGGCAATGTGTTTGGCGCCGCTGACATTCTTGCAGGAATCACCGATGACTATCCTCTGAATGACGAGGCTTGGAGTTTGCGCGCAGATGTTGCGCGCTATCAGCAGGACTACGCTAGTGCGGCAAAGTGGTATGGAAAGGTCGCTGAAATCAATCCCGATCGAATAGCCGAACGACTCCACCTGGTAGGTGCGCTTATTGAGCTCGGCAGAAGCGACGAAGCAGATAGCAAACTAGCGGAACTCGAGGAGTTGGAGCTCGAAAACCCAGGTGTTAACTTCGCTCGCGGCCGTCTGCTCTTTGACAAGGGAGAATACAGCCTTGCCCTAGAAGAGCTCAACCAGGTTCTGGGAGTGCTTCCAGAACACACCGCAGCACTTTACCTTGCCGCTACTGCGAACCTCCAACAGGGCAATCTTGCAACTGCGGAGCGGCAGCTAATAAAGCTAGTGGCAGAGCAACCAAGTAACGTTCCAGCGCGACTACAACTTGCCAGCGTTTACCTACAAAGAAATGATGCGCTGGCGACAGAGCGTGTCGCGCGCGAAATTTTGCAACTGGAAGAGAAAAACATCGCCGCCATGCGTCTACTAGCTTTGGCACTGGTTGCTCAAGGGGAATATGTTGAGAGCGAGCAGCTCTACCAGCAGCTCGCCACACTTAAGCCCGATTCCGTAGAGGATCGCACCGGACTTGGAGCCACGCAACTACTCCTGGGTGATACAGCTTCTGGCATCGTAGAGCTTGAGAAAGCGCTGGCCATGGACCCGAAGAATGCGCAACTTCGAGAGCGTCTCATCGGCGCTTACCTTGCCAGCGACAGAATTGATTTAGCCAGAGAAGCCGTGGCTGGATATCAGTCGGAATCGCCAGACGATACGCGTCCGCAGATATTTGCTGCCAGATTTGCCCTGCAAACAGGTGAGAGAGACAAAGCCCGAGAAATCTTCGAGTCTGTGCTCGTCAAAGAGCCGGGCAACATCAATGCCAATGGCGGCTTGGCGATCATGGCTTTAAACGAGCGCAATATTGATGAAGCGCGTCAGCATTTCTACTCGATTCTCGAATTTCATCCCACTAACGTACAAACTCTTATGAATCTCGCGACTCTTGAGGAACAGGCGGGCAATACAGATGCCATGCTGGACGCTCTAAATCGTGCGATGAGCGCAGACCCTCAGGCATTGCCGCCTCGATTGGCGCTCGCTCGCTATGAGATCATTCAGGAGAATCCTCGGAAAGCAGAAGCCCTTCTGGACACAGTGCGAGAGCACCACACAAACAGCTTTGAGCTTCACCAACTCCTCGCCGCAGCGTTTATGGCGAGCAGGCAAACCACGCAGGCGGTAACTAGTGGCAGGCAAATGCTGAGGCTTCGCCCAAACGACCCCGCCTCACTTGCGTATGTAGCGCGACTGGAACAAAACGATGGCCAGCTGGGAGCTGCTCGTGAACACGCCGAACGCGTTCTTGCGCTGACATCCGATAACGTCGAAATGCGCAAGCTGATCGTAGAGACTTTGTTAGCCCAAAACATGCCCAACAGGGCAGCAGCTGAGCTTGCAAAACTCCCCTCGACCGTGAGGGCTGCGCCGGGAGTAGCCAAGGTGGAAGGCCAACTTGCAATGCTGCAGGACAGACCAGCAGACGCTGAAGTGCTGTTCCAGAGGGCATTTGAGATCGAGCCTGACAGTCAACTAGCGGTCTTTCTGAACATCGCTAAATGGGAGCAAGACAAGCGCAAAGAAGCCATTGACAATCTGGAAGCCTGGTTGACTGAGCACCCCGACGATCTTGCGGTGCGCTCTAAACTCGCGGCTTGGCAACTCGCCGTTGGTAACGAGAAGAGAGCAAAGGCGCATTACAATTTCTTAATCGAGATCGCTCCAGAAAACCCCATGGTGCTCAACAATCTCGCATGGCTTAACCGGGAGACTTCACCAGAATTGGCGTTGAACTACGCCAAAAAGGCCCATGCACTGGCACCGGAAAGCGTATTGATCATGGATACCTACGCCATGGTCCAACGATCTATAGGTAATAAAGAAGAAGCCCTCGCTCTCAGCGACCTCGCTCTCTCTACAGATAAGAAGCTCGACCCCGAGCTGCAGTTCAACCGCGCACTGATACTCATTGATGCGGACCGGGAGGAAGACGCCATAGAAATCCTTGCCAAGCTGGTAGCAGGCGCAGAGTTTGCTCAGCAGTCCGAGGCTCGCGCGTTACTAGGCAGCATACTCAGCGATGGGCCATAG
- a CDS encoding ThiF family adenylyltransferase, whose protein sequence is MEKQFDYEDAFSRNIGWLSLEEQQLLRNKRIAIAGMGGVGGDHAVRMARLGAGRFTISDLDVFEQANFNRQYGATMDTVDQTKVEVMEKLLLSINPEADIRNFPDGVSDENVDDFLAGADLYIDSLDFFALDIRRTVFRRCRELGIPAITAAPMGMGTALLVFTPDSISFDDYFDFDSVESWEDKMIKFLIGLSPSMQQRHYLVGDSAIDFNTRKVPSTGLGISLAAGVACTTAVKLLLGRGPIVTAPSGLHFDAYRNKYVKTWRPGGNRNPLQRIMFMVVRTILKKQQRST, encoded by the coding sequence GTGGAAAAACAGTTTGATTACGAAGACGCATTCTCGCGAAACATCGGCTGGCTGTCGCTCGAAGAGCAACAGCTCCTGCGAAACAAACGTATAGCCATCGCCGGTATGGGTGGCGTCGGCGGCGATCACGCCGTTCGCATGGCCAGGCTTGGGGCGGGTCGTTTTACCATCTCGGACCTGGATGTTTTCGAACAGGCAAACTTCAACCGGCAATATGGCGCGACCATGGATACCGTTGACCAGACCAAGGTCGAGGTCATGGAAAAACTGCTGCTCTCAATTAACCCCGAGGCCGATATCCGCAACTTCCCGGATGGCGTAAGCGATGAAAACGTCGATGATTTTCTTGCGGGCGCCGACCTCTACATCGACAGTCTGGACTTTTTTGCCCTGGATATACGCCGCACGGTGTTTCGGCGTTGTCGCGAGCTGGGTATTCCGGCCATCACTGCTGCCCCCATGGGCATGGGCACCGCACTTCTGGTGTTTACGCCAGACAGCATCAGCTTTGATGATTATTTTGATTTCGATTCAGTTGAGAGCTGGGAAGACAAGATGATCAAGTTCCTTATCGGACTCTCCCCCTCCATGCAGCAAAGGCACTACCTGGTGGGCGACAGCGCCATCGACTTCAATACACGGAAGGTGCCCTCGACGGGGCTCGGGATCTCTCTCGCCGCGGGGGTCGCCTGCACCACCGCTGTAAAACTCCTGCTTGGCCGAGGCCCCATCGTGACCGCACCATCAGGCTTGCACTTTGACGCCTACCGCAACAAATACGTGAAAACCTGGCGCCCTGGCGGTAACCGCAATCCGCTGCAGCGGATCATGTTTATGGTGGTGCGGACGATACTGAAGAAACAACAACGAAGCACCTAG